Proteins from a single region of Xiphophorus maculatus strain JP 163 A chromosome 22, X_maculatus-5.0-male, whole genome shotgun sequence:
- the ccdc172 gene encoding coiled-coil domain-containing protein 172 translates to MSLDSLFQQILQAEYQQSEQTQKLKDVKVEIIRYNEKIKSETEKYKQITDELDKKAEQLSTMTLQCDMMRKCKDQALKQIEEQLCQQSRLNSRLAKIKKESKEEEHQFLQAITKFNTDFSLTGNSAAVLESQTHAEILALRREAETLLKEMDDMKSRNSHMSSTVEERSRLLLELQELKNLQRDLDRQRKEARAQTGSLRSEVEFVSQKHLTDSTCLSLRKELELELQKNEDLEQLRRSLSSEMQLLQAKLKSNQESEQH, encoded by the exons ATGAGTTTAGACTCACTCTTCCAACAAATTCTCCAGGCTGAATATCAGCAGTCGGAACAGACACAAAAACTCAAAGACG TAAAAGTGGAAATTATCCGATACAATGAGAAGATTAAGAGTGAAACCGAGAAATATAAGCAAATCACAGATGAACTTGATAAAAAG GCTGAGCAGTTGTCCACCATGACTCTGCAGTGTGATATGATGAGAAAATGCAAAGACCAGGCATTGAAGCAAATTGAGGAGCAGCTTTGTCAGCAGAGTCGCCTCAATAGTCGTCTG GCCAAGATCAAGAAGGAATCTAAAGAAGAAGAGCATCAGTTCCTCCAGGCGATCACCAAATTCAACACTGACTTCAGCCTGACAGGGAACAGCGCAGCCGTGTTGGAGAGCCAGACTCACGCTGAGATCCTGGCCCTGCGCAGGGAGGCTGAAACTTTACTCAAGG AGATGGATGACATGAAAAGCAGGAACAGCCACATGAGCTCCACAGTGGAGGAACGGAGCCGGCTGCTGCTGGAACTGCAGGAGCTGAAGAACCTCCAGAGAG ACCTGGATCGGCAGAGGAAGGAGGCCCGAGCACAGACCGGCTCTCTGCGGTCAGAGGTTGAGTTCGTTAGTCAGAAGCACCTCACCGACAGCACCTGTCTGAG CCTGAGgaaggagctggagctggagctgcagaaaAATGAAGACCTTGAACAACTGCGGCGGTCCCTGAGCTCCgagatgcagctcctccaggcA aaactgaAGAGCAACCAGGAAAGTGAGCAGCATTAG